In the genome of Polynucleobacter sp. TSB-Sco08W16, the window CTCTGGCACCTTGGCGGTTCATCAAATCGTTGGCATGGGCGAGGCATTCCGGATCGCTCGCGTCGAAATGATTGAAGAAAACAAGCGTATCCGTGGCTTGCGTGATCGCTTGTTGGCTGGTTTAAAAGATATTGAAGAAGTTTATGTAAACGGCGATATGGATGACCGTGTGCCGCATAACCTGAACATCAGCTTTAACTATGTTGAAGGTGAGTCCATGTTGATGGCCTTGAAAGATTTAGCGATCTCATCAGGATCTGCTTGTACTTCTGCATCTTTAGAGCCTTCTTATGTATTGCGTGCTCTAGGCCGTAACGATGAGTTGGCACATAGTTCTATCCGTTTTACCTTAGGCCGTTTTACGACCGAGGAAGAAGTTGATTTCACGATTAAGTTAGTGAAAGAAAAAATTGCGAAGTTGCGTGAGCTCTCCCCACTATGGGAAATGTACAAAGACGGAATCGACTTGAGCACGATTCAATGGGCTGCACACTAATAGAAATATAGAAAAGTTAAAGAGGAAATGCCATGGCATATAGCGACAAGGTCATCGACCATTATGAAAATCCCCGCAACGTTGGCTCCTTTGAAAAAGGTGACGAGAGCGTAGGTACCGGCATGGTTGGGGCGCCTGCCTGCGGCGATGTGATGAAGTTGCAGATTCGCGTGAACGATCAAGGCGTAATTGAAGATGCTAAGTTCAAGACTTATGGCTGTGGTTCTGCCATTGCTTCTTCTTCATTGGTTACTGAGTGGGTTAAGGGTAAGACTTTGGATCAAGCGCTTGAGATTAAGAACTCATTGATTGCTGAAGAATTAGCTTTGCCGCCAGTGAAAATTCACTGTTCCATCTTGGCTGAAGATGCGATTAAAGCTGCCGTTGCTGACTACAAAGAAAAGCATCCAGCGAAATAATTGAACTGAGAAAATAATGGCAATCACCTTAACTGACAAAGCTGCAAAGCACGTTAACCGCAATCTAGAGAAGCGTGGCAAAGGTTGCGGCTTGCGCTTGGGTGTTCGCACTACCGGTTGTTCTGGATTGGCGTATCAGTTGGAGTATGTAGATGAGCCAGCACCTGAGGATCAAGTATTTGAATCGAACGGTGTGAAGGTATTTATTGATCCAAAGAGTTTGGCGTATTTGGATGGAACGGAACTGGATTTCGTGCGCGAGGGTTTGAATGAAGGCTTTAAGTTTCAAAATCCTAACGTAAAAGATGAGTGTGGTTGTGGCGAATCTTTCCGCGTCTGACGATTATTTTCGCTTCTTTGGTCTAAATCAGCAATTCAAACTCGATTTGCCTGCATTAGATCAGGCTTATTTGGCAATTCAGAAAGAAGTTCACCCTGATCGCCATGCTCGCGGAAGTGAGACTGAGCAACGCCTTGCCATGCAAATGGCTACTCTGGCCAATACTGCATTTCAGATCCTCAAAAATCCAATTCAACGTGGGCTATACCTTTGCCAACTGCATGGTGTGGATGCCAAACTAGAAACCAATACAGCAATGCCTGCCGCTTTCTTGATGAAGCAGATGGAATGGCGTGAAAACCTAGATGAGCAAGCTGAAGATTTGCCAGCGCTTGAAGCAATGATGATTGAGGTAGAGCAATCAAAGGCAGATATCCTTGCTGAAATCACGCAAGCCATCGATGGAGCAAAAAATTATGTACGCGCCGCAGAGTTGCTGCGCGGTTTACTCTTTATCGACAAGTTTGCTATTGAGCTCGATGACACTATTGCAGCCTTAATCTAGCTCGTACCAGCTAAACTCTTTCTTCTATGGCCTTATTACAAATCTCTGAACCTGGCAAATCGCTTGCACCTCATCAGCGTCGTATTGCTGTCGGCATTGATTTAGGTACTACTAACTCCTTGGTGGCCATCGTTAAAGATGCTTTACCTCAGGTATTGCCTGATGAACAAGGTCGCGAGCTTCTGCCTTCAGTAGTACGTTACCTGCCCAATGGGCGCACACAGGCAGGGTTTGAGGCGCTTGAAAGTCTAGTGATGGATCCGAAAAACACGATTGTTTCGGTGAAGCGTTTTATGGGTCGCGGCTTGACTGATGTTGAGCATATTGAGAGTGCCCCATATGATTTTGTTGATCAGCCTGGCATGCTTAAGCTGAGAACAGTTGCTGGCGACAAAAGCCCAATTGAAGTTTCTGCAGAAATCCTCGCACGCTTGCGTCAATTGGCTGAAGACTCAGTGAATGATGACATTGTTGGTGCAGTGATTACGGTGCCTGCGTATTTTGATGATGCACAGCGTCAAGCAACCAAAGATGCTGCTAAGTTGGCTGGCATTGAAGTGCTTCGATTGCTTAATGAGCCAACAGCTGCTGCAATTGCTTATGGTCTGGACAATGCTTCAGAAGGTGTCTACGCTGTTTATGACTTGGGTGGCGGCACCTTTGATATCTCCATTCTACGGATGAGTAGAGGCGTATTTGAGGTGCTTTCTACGGGCGGTGATTCAGCCTTAGGTGGAGATGACTTTGATCACCGCTTGTATTGCTGGGTGATCGAACAAGCCAAACTGCCGCCTTTATCAATTCATGATCACCGTACCTTACTCCAGGCCTGTAAACATGCCAAGGAGCAGCTTAGTCATAAC includes:
- the iscU gene encoding Fe-S cluster assembly scaffold IscU — its product is MAYSDKVIDHYENPRNVGSFEKGDESVGTGMVGAPACGDVMKLQIRVNDQGVIEDAKFKTYGCGSAIASSSLVTEWVKGKTLDQALEIKNSLIAEELALPPVKIHCSILAEDAIKAAVADYKEKHPAK
- the iscA gene encoding iron-sulfur cluster assembly protein IscA, which encodes MAITLTDKAAKHVNRNLEKRGKGCGLRLGVRTTGCSGLAYQLEYVDEPAPEDQVFESNGVKVFIDPKSLAYLDGTELDFVREGLNEGFKFQNPNVKDECGCGESFRV
- the hscB gene encoding Fe-S protein assembly co-chaperone HscB encodes the protein MANLSASDDYFRFFGLNQQFKLDLPALDQAYLAIQKEVHPDRHARGSETEQRLAMQMATLANTAFQILKNPIQRGLYLCQLHGVDAKLETNTAMPAAFLMKQMEWRENLDEQAEDLPALEAMMIEVEQSKADILAEITQAIDGAKNYVRAAELLRGLLFIDKFAIELDDTIAALI